A single region of the Gasterosteus aculeatus chromosome 1, fGasAcu3.hap1.1, whole genome shotgun sequence genome encodes:
- the LOC120825066 gene encoding nucleotidyltransferase MB21D2 has protein sequence MAAPALSSRAGSPGNGSGNSPTVAAARLLAHGGVGPELDFRSAARMEDVNRLIQEFSKHDQREYDDQRALEIHTAKDFIFSMLGMVQKLDQKLPVANEYLLLSGGVREGVVDMDLEELSVYARGADYDMDFTLLVPALKLHDRNQPVTLDMRHSALGHSWLSLRLFDEATIGRWRDCCTVVDHVSGAANYFFSPTLVADWFHRAVSLVLLEVQKKPQRGTPRVEKVERNGTVVSVVLGVGSSRMLYDIVPVVSFKGWPAVAQSWLMENHFWDGKITEEEVISGFYLVPSASHKGRKENEWRLSFARSEVQLKKCISSGLMQAYQACKAIVVKLLSRPKAISPYHLRSIMLWACDRLPCSYLGQEDFSAHFLLGLIDDLQHCLVSKTCPNYFIPQCNMLEHLTDEAAMLHARKLCSLRSDPAEHLRSTIEHAKAANRLTLELQWRGGANNPPSPQSDSGGENQPDDRLAKKLQQLVTENPGKSISVFINPDDVTRPHFRIDDKFF, from the exons ATGGCGGCCCCTGCTCTCTCCAGCCGAGCGGGCAGCCCCGGTAACGGCTCCGGCAACAGCCCCACCGTGGCCGCCGCGAGGCTTCTCGCGCACGGCGGCGTTGGGCCCGAGCTGGACTTCAGGTCCGCGGCCCGCATGGAGGACGTGAACCGGCTCATCCAGGAGTTCAGCAAGCACGACCAGCGGGAGTACGACGACCAGCGGGCTCTGGAGATCCACACGGCCAAGGACTTCATCTTCTCCATGCTGG gaaTGGTCCAGAAGCTGGACCAGAAGCTCCCGGTGGCCAACGAGTACCTCCTCCTGTCGGGGGGCGTCCGGGAGGGCGTGGTGGACATGGACCTGGAAGAGCTCAGCGTCTACGCCCGCGGCGCCGACTACGACATGGACTTCACGCTGCTGGTGCCGGCGCTGAAGCTGCACGACCGCAACCAGCCGGTGACGCTGGACATGCGCCACTCGGCGCTGGGCCACTCGTGGCTCAGCCTGCGCCTCTTCGACGAGGCCACCATCGGCCGCTGGAGGGACTGCTGCACCGTGGTGGACCACGTCAGCGGCGCCGCCAACTACTTCTTCTCCCCCACGCTGGTGGCCGACTGGTTCCACCGGGCCGTCtcgctggtgctgctggaggtgcAGAAGAAGCCGCAGCGGGGCACGCCGCgggtggagaaggtggagcgGAACGGCACCGTGGTGTCCGTGGTGCTGGGCGTGGGCAGCAGCCGGATGCTCTACGACATCGTGCCCGTGGTGTCCTTCAAGGGCTGGCCCGCCGTGGCCCAGAGCTGGCTGATGGAGAACCACTTCTGGGACGGCAAGatcacggaggaggaggtgatcagCGGCTTCTACCTGGTGCCCTCCGCCTCGCACAAGGGCCGCAAGGAGAACGAGTGGCGCCTGTCCTTCGCCCGCAGCGAGGTCCAGCTGAAGAAGTGCATCTCCTCCGGCCTGATGCAGGCGTACCAGGCCTGCAAGGCCATCgtggtgaagctgctgtcccgGCCCAAGGCCATCAGCCCGTACCACCtgcgcagcatcatgctgtgggccTGCGACCGCCTGCCCTGCAGCTACCTGGGCCAGGAGGACTTCTCCGCCCACTTCCTGCTGGGCCTCATCGACGACCTGCAGCACTGCCTGGTCAGCAAGACCTGCCCCAACTACTTCATCCCGCAGTGCAACATGCTGGAGCACCTGACGGACGAGGCGGCCATGCTGCACGCCCGCAAGCTGTGCTCGCTGCGCTCCGACCCGGCGGAGCACCTGCGCTCCACCATCGAGCACGCCAAGGCCGCCAACCGGCTCACGCTGGAGCTGCAGTGGCGGGGCGGCGCCAACAACCCGCCGTCGCCGCAGTCCGACTCCGGCGGCGAGAACCAGCCCGACGACCGGCTGGCCAAGAAGCTCCAGCAGCTGGTCACGGAGAACCCGGGGAAGTCCATCTCGGTCTTCATCAACCCGGACGACGTGACCAGGCCGCACTTCAGGATCGACGACAAGTTCTTCTGA